A part of Nevskiales bacterium genomic DNA contains:
- a CDS encoding adenylosuccinate synthase, translated as MGKNVVVIGSQWGDEGKGKIVDLLTDRCGVVVRFQGGHNAGHTLVIGGEKTVLHLIPSGILREGVQCLIGNGVVLSPEALIKEMQGLEVRGVPVRERLRISLACPLILPYHVRLDVAREKAKGAGKIGTTGRGIGPAYEDKVARRALRVADLFFRERFAAKLGEALDYHNFVLQKYFGEAPVDFQKLLDDSMAHAEVLKPLACDVTEVLMHATVRGDSILFEGAQGAMLDVDHGTYPYVTSSNTTAGGAATGTGVGPRELDYVLGIIKAYATRVGSGPFPTELTDDVGKYLATRGNEFGSTTGRPRRCGWFDAVAARRSIFNNSLSGLCITKLDVLDGLDTIRLCVGYSSGGRTLDQPPLGAEALSECQPIYEDMPGWRESTVGVRREADLPKNARAYLARIAEITGTPIDIISTGPDRADTIILRHPLD; from the coding sequence ATGGGCAAGAACGTTGTCGTGATCGGCAGCCAGTGGGGCGATGAGGGCAAAGGCAAGATCGTCGACCTGCTGACCGATCGCTGCGGTGTCGTGGTGCGTTTCCAGGGCGGCCATAACGCCGGCCACACGCTGGTGATCGGCGGCGAGAAGACGGTGCTGCACCTGATCCCCTCCGGCATCCTGCGCGAGGGCGTGCAGTGCCTGATCGGCAACGGCGTGGTGCTGTCGCCCGAGGCCCTGATCAAGGAGATGCAGGGGCTGGAGGTGCGCGGCGTGCCGGTGCGCGAGCGCCTGCGCATCAGTCTGGCCTGCCCGTTGATCCTGCCCTACCACGTGCGCCTCGACGTGGCGCGCGAGAAGGCCAAGGGCGCCGGCAAGATCGGCACCACGGGCCGCGGCATCGGGCCGGCCTACGAGGACAAGGTGGCGCGCCGCGCGCTGCGCGTGGCCGACCTGTTCTTCCGCGAGCGCTTCGCCGCCAAGCTGGGCGAGGCGCTGGACTACCACAACTTCGTGCTGCAGAAGTATTTCGGCGAGGCGCCGGTGGATTTCCAGAAGCTGCTGGACGATTCGATGGCGCATGCCGAAGTGCTCAAGCCACTGGCCTGCGACGTCACCGAGGTGCTGATGCACGCCACCGTGCGCGGCGACAGCATCCTGTTCGAAGGCGCGCAGGGCGCGATGCTGGACGTGGACCACGGCACCTATCCCTACGTCACCTCCAGCAACACCACCGCCGGCGGCGCCGCCACCGGCACCGGTGTCGGTCCGCGCGAGCTGGACTATGTGTTGGGCATCATCAAGGCCTATGCCACGCGTGTAGGCTCCGGGCCGTTCCCGACCGAGCTCACCGACGACGTCGGCAAATATCTGGCGACGCGTGGCAACGAGTTCGGCTCCACCACCGGCCGGCCACGACGCTGTGGCTGGTTCGACGCAGTGGCGGCGCGGCGCTCGATCTTCAACAACTCGCTGTCCGGGCTGTGCATCACCAAGCTGGACGTGCTCGACGGGCTGGACACCATCCGCCTGTGCGTCGGCTACAGTTCCGGCGGCAGGACGCTGGACCAGCCGCCGCTGGGCGCCGAGGCGCTGAGCGAATGCCAGCCGATCTACGAAGACATGCCGGGCTGGCGGGAGTCCACCGTCGGTGTGCGCCGCGAAGCCGACCTGCCGAAGAACGCGCGCGCTTACCTTGCGCGCATCGCCGAAATCACCGGCACACCGATCGACATCATCTCCACCGGCCCGGATCGTGCCGATACCATCATCCTGCGGCATCCACTTGACTGA
- a CDS encoding ATP phosphoribosyltransferase regulatory subunit produces the protein MGTDRWLLPEGVEEILPPESWRLEAMRRRLLDLYRRRGYQLIVPPLIEYLDSLLTGAGHDLELQTFKLTDQLSGRLMGVRADMTPQAARIDASRLKTAGPARLCYIGTVLRALPDGLGGSRCPLQVGVELFGEPGIEGDLEIVLLMLETLALCGLRKPYLDLGHVGIYRALAAGAGFSGEQEETLFGVLQRKSRPDLEDFLRTHRPAARTAAWLEALIDLNGDVSVLARARSQLKGAGRPVAAALDTVERMAERLTKKAPKVPLHVDLAELRGYRYKTGIVFAAFAPGQGREIARGGRYDAAGRVFGRARPATGFSADLAMLLQLARGKSSKR, from the coding sequence ATGGGAACTGACCGCTGGCTGCTGCCCGAGGGCGTGGAGGAAATCCTGCCGCCCGAGTCATGGCGCCTGGAGGCCATGCGCCGGCGGCTGCTCGACCTCTACCGCAGGCGCGGCTACCAGCTGATCGTCCCGCCGCTGATCGAGTACCTGGACTCGCTGCTGACCGGCGCCGGGCATGACCTCGAGCTGCAGACCTTCAAGCTGACCGACCAGCTGAGCGGCCGCCTGATGGGCGTGCGCGCCGACATGACGCCGCAGGCGGCGCGCATCGACGCCAGCCGGCTCAAGACCGCCGGTCCGGCGCGGCTGTGCTACATCGGCACCGTGCTGCGCGCGCTGCCGGACGGGCTGGGCGGGTCACGTTGCCCGTTGCAGGTGGGCGTGGAGCTGTTCGGCGAGCCGGGCATCGAGGGCGACCTCGAGATCGTCCTGCTGATGCTCGAGACGCTGGCGCTCTGCGGCCTGCGCAAGCCCTATCTCGACCTCGGCCATGTCGGCATCTATCGCGCGCTCGCGGCCGGGGCCGGTTTCAGCGGGGAGCAGGAAGAAACGCTGTTCGGCGTCCTGCAGCGCAAGTCGCGGCCGGACCTGGAAGACTTCCTGCGCACGCACCGGCCGGCGGCCAGGACCGCCGCCTGGCTCGAGGCGCTGATCGACCTCAACGGCGACGTCTCGGTGCTGGCGCGGGCACGCAGCCAGCTGAAGGGCGCGGGCCGGCCGGTGGCAGCGGCGCTGGATACGGTCGAGCGCATGGCCGAGCGCCTGACGAAGAAGGCGCCGAAAGTGCCGCTGCACGTGGACCTCGCCGAGCTGCGCGGCTACCGCTACAAGACCGGCATCGTGTTCGCGGCCTTCGCGCCGGGGCAGGGACGCGAGATCGCGCGCGGCGGCCGCTATGACGCCGCCGGCCGGGTGTTCGGGCGTGCGCGTCCCGCCACGGGGTTCAGCGCCGACCTGGCCATGCTGCTGCAGCTGGCGCGCGGCAAGTCATCCAAGCGTTAA
- the hfq gene encoding RNA chaperone Hfq gives MSKGQTLQEPFLNALRKERIPVSIYLVNGIKLQGQIESFDQFVVLLRNSVNQMVYKHAISTVVPARNVSISAGEGDSAAD, from the coding sequence ATGTCAAAAGGACAAACCCTGCAGGAGCCGTTCCTGAACGCCCTGCGTAAAGAGCGCATCCCGGTCTCGATCTACCTGGTCAACGGCATCAAGCTGCAGGGCCAGATCGAGTCTTTCGACCAGTTCGTGGTGCTGCTGCGCAACAGCGTCAACCAGATGGTATACAAGCACGCCATCTCGACGGTGGTGCCGGCGCGCAACGTCTCGATCTCTGCCGGTGAGGGTGACAGCGCTGCAGACTGA
- a CDS encoding DUF2065 domain-containing protein encodes MSPLWLDLLRALCLVLVIEGLWPLLAPERWKAVIAEIARLDNRSLRIAGAVAVGSGLVLLHLLRQ; translated from the coding sequence ATGTCCCCGCTCTGGCTCGATCTGCTGCGGGCCCTGTGCCTGGTGCTGGTCATCGAGGGCCTGTGGCCGCTGCTGGCGCCAGAGCGCTGGAAGGCCGTCATCGCGGAAATCGCCCGGCTGGACAACCGCAGCCTGCGCATCGCCGGCGCGGTGGCGGTCGGCAGCGGCCTCGTCCTGCTACACTTGCTGCGCCAATAA
- the hflK gene encoding FtsH protease activity modulator HflK, with product MGWNEPGNGKDPWSRSSRGPRPPDFETLLRRLRGGIGGGPGREGRFSALAIAAAVGVIWILSGMYIIQPAERGVVLQFGKHVATTGPGPHWHLPYPIQRVEKVNVDQVQSLSDRAVMLTQDENIVSVELAVQYRVSDAENYLFRLRDPEFTLREAMLSAVREVVGKSKVDFVLSEGRVEVAQQTQNILQDRLDAYASGLLVTTLTLQDVQPPDPVQPAFDDVTRSREDEVKKKNEAEAYANAILPIARGEAARQIAEAEAYRSRVVERAKGEADRFVALSAEYERAPQVTRKRLYLDAMESVLANTSKIVVDSDSGNQLLYLPVDQLMRQAPAAPADDAAAQVPAPAARPAPAAPANDYRGRGR from the coding sequence ATGGGCTGGAATGAACCCGGTAACGGCAAGGATCCCTGGAGCAGGTCGTCCCGGGGGCCGCGGCCGCCGGATTTCGAAACGCTGCTGCGCCGCCTGCGCGGCGGCATCGGTGGCGGACCGGGCCGCGAGGGGCGCTTCAGTGCGCTGGCGATCGCCGCAGCCGTGGGCGTGATCTGGATCCTGTCGGGCATGTACATCATCCAGCCGGCCGAGCGCGGGGTGGTGCTGCAGTTCGGCAAGCATGTCGCCACCACCGGTCCGGGGCCGCACTGGCATCTGCCTTATCCCATTCAGCGTGTCGAGAAGGTCAACGTCGACCAGGTTCAGTCGCTGTCCGATCGTGCGGTGATGCTGACCCAGGATGAGAACATCGTCAGCGTCGAGCTGGCAGTGCAGTACCGCGTGAGCGATGCGGAGAACTACCTGTTCCGCTTGCGCGACCCGGAGTTCACGCTGCGTGAAGCTATGCTGAGCGCAGTGCGCGAGGTCGTGGGCAAAAGCAAGGTGGACTTCGTACTGAGCGAGGGCCGCGTCGAGGTCGCGCAGCAGACCCAGAACATTCTGCAGGATCGGCTCGATGCCTATGCCTCCGGCCTGCTGGTCACGACACTGACGCTGCAGGACGTGCAGCCGCCGGATCCGGTGCAGCCGGCCTTCGACGACGTCACGCGCTCGCGCGAGGACGAGGTCAAGAAGAAAAACGAGGCCGAGGCCTATGCCAACGCCATCCTGCCGATCGCTCGGGGTGAGGCGGCGCGCCAGATTGCCGAGGCGGAAGCCTACCGCAGCCGCGTGGTCGAGCGTGCCAAGGGCGAGGCCGACCGCTTCGTGGCACTGAGCGCCGAGTACGAGCGTGCCCCCCAGGTCACGCGCAAACGGCTCTATCTCGACGCGATGGAATCCGTGCTCGCCAATACCAGCAAGATCGTGGTCGACAGCGACAGCGGCAACCAGCTGCTGTACCTGCCCGTCGATCAGCTGATGCGCCAGGCGCCGGCCGCGCCGGCGGACGATGCGGCGGCGCAGGTTCCGGCACCGGCCGCGCGTCCCGCGCCGGCGGCCCCCGCCAACGATTACCGCGGCCGCGGGAGGTAA
- the hflX gene encoding ribosome rescue GTPase HflX, translated as MFERPRGGQRAVLVHLEFPGTHYAQAQAEFVELARSAGAEILAALGGRREVPDAKYFAGSGKAAEIAAAVAAHRAELVVFNHDLSPSQERNLEKLLQCRVLDRTGLILDIFAQRARSHEGKLQVELAQLQHLATRLVRGWSHLERQKGGIGLRGPGETQLETDRRLIGDRIKRLKDRLDKVRRQRSTSGAARRKAEIPAVSVVGYTNAGKSTLFNRLTGAQAYAADQLFATLDPTLRRLPLGAGENVILADTVGFIRDLPHDLVEAFHATLEQTRQAQLLLHVVDAADSERMERIRQVRTVLEEIGAAEVPQIEVFNKIDLIEGAQPRLERDEGGQVRRVYLSAVSGAGLELLRAALVERFYPDIEERELVLPAAAGRLRARLFALGAVRQETADTTGGSRLRIALPRAQMERLFRQEGIQYTCPRKQARGVTGH; from the coding sequence ATGTTTGAGCGCCCCCGGGGCGGCCAGAGGGCCGTTCTGGTCCACCTCGAGTTTCCCGGTACGCACTACGCCCAGGCCCAGGCCGAGTTCGTCGAACTCGCCCGCTCGGCCGGCGCGGAGATTCTGGCCGCGCTCGGCGGTCGCCGCGAAGTGCCCGACGCCAAATACTTTGCCGGCAGCGGCAAGGCCGCCGAGATCGCCGCTGCCGTGGCCGCGCACCGCGCCGAGCTGGTGGTGTTCAACCATGATCTGTCACCCAGCCAGGAGCGCAACCTGGAAAAGCTGCTGCAATGCCGGGTGTTGGATCGCACCGGATTGATCCTCGACATCTTCGCGCAGCGCGCGCGCTCGCACGAAGGCAAGCTGCAGGTGGAACTGGCGCAGCTGCAGCATCTGGCCACACGTCTGGTGCGTGGCTGGTCGCACTTGGAGCGGCAGAAAGGCGGCATCGGCCTGCGCGGTCCCGGCGAAACCCAGCTGGAAACCGACCGGCGCCTGATCGGCGACCGCATCAAGCGGCTCAAGGACCGGCTGGACAAGGTGCGGCGCCAGCGCAGCACCAGCGGCGCGGCGCGGCGCAAGGCCGAGATTCCCGCCGTCTCGGTGGTGGGTTATACCAACGCCGGCAAGAGTACGTTGTTCAACCGCCTCACGGGCGCTCAGGCCTATGCTGCCGACCAGCTGTTCGCCACGCTCGACCCAACCCTACGTCGCCTGCCGCTGGGTGCGGGCGAAAACGTCATTCTCGCCGACACGGTCGGTTTCATCCGCGACCTGCCGCACGACCTGGTCGAGGCCTTTCACGCCACACTCGAGCAGACGCGCCAGGCGCAGCTGCTGCTGCACGTGGTGGACGCCGCGGATTCCGAGCGCATGGAGCGTATCCGCCAGGTGCGGACAGTGCTGGAAGAAATCGGCGCCGCGGAGGTGCCCCAGATCGAGGTATTCAATAAGATCGACCTGATCGAGGGTGCGCAGCCGCGGCTGGAGCGCGACGAGGGTGGGCAGGTGCGGCGCGTGTATCTGTCGGCGGTGAGCGGCGCCGGTCTGGAGCTTTTGCGTGCGGCCCTGGTCGAGCGTTTCTACCCGGACATCGAGGAGCGCGAACTCGTCCTGCCGGCGGCCGCTGGCCGGCTGCGCGCTCGGCTGTTCGCCTTGGGCGCCGTGCGGCAAGAGACGGCCGACACGACGGGGGGTTCGCGCCTGCGCATTGCCTTGCCGCGCGCGCAGATGGAACGGCTGTTTCGGCAGGAAGGTATCCAGTACACTTGCCCGCGCAAGCAGGCACGCGGCGTGACAGGACACTGA
- the hflC gene encoding protease modulator HflC: MTPRQLSLLFLAIAVVGLVFGSAFTVDEREKVVVVQLGKIKGTDYAPGLHLKWPVIDEVRRFDGRILTLDNKEERFLTLEKKNLVVDFFVKWRIKDVGSYFRATGGDEAKALDRLSKIIKGGLRDEFGARTVQQAVSGERTEIMKKLATAANPQLADMGIEVVDVRIKRIDLPDQVTRSVYERMESERKRVANDLRARGDEAAERIRADADRQREVILAEAYREAEKIRGQGDAEAAEIYARAYGRNPEFYSFYRSLAVYQNTLRSKDDVLVLEPEGEFFRYFNPPAGGR, from the coding sequence ATGACGCCACGGCAGCTCAGTCTCCTGTTCCTGGCCATTGCCGTCGTCGGTCTGGTGTTCGGGTCCGCCTTCACCGTGGACGAGCGCGAGAAGGTTGTCGTCGTCCAGCTCGGCAAGATCAAGGGCACCGATTACGCGCCCGGCCTGCACCTGAAGTGGCCGGTGATCGACGAGGTGCGGCGCTTCGATGGCCGCATCCTGACACTCGATAACAAGGAAGAACGCTTCCTGACGCTGGAAAAGAAGAACCTGGTGGTGGACTTCTTCGTTAAATGGCGTATCAAGGACGTCGGCAGCTATTTCCGCGCCACCGGCGGCGACGAGGCCAAGGCGCTGGACCGGCTGTCCAAGATCATCAAGGGCGGCCTGCGCGACGAGTTCGGCGCGCGCACCGTGCAGCAGGCGGTGTCGGGCGAGCGCACCGAGATCATGAAGAAGCTGGCCACGGCAGCCAACCCGCAGCTGGCCGACATGGGCATCGAGGTGGTGGACGTGCGCATCAAGCGCATCGACCTGCCCGACCAGGTCACGCGCTCGGTGTATGAGCGCATGGAGTCGGAGCGCAAGCGCGTGGCCAACGACCTGCGCGCGCGCGGTGACGAGGCCGCGGAAAGGATCCGCGCCGACGCCGACCGGCAGCGCGAGGTCATCCTGGCCGAGGCCTATCGCGAGGCGGAGAAGATCCGTGGCCAGGGCGATGCCGAGGCAGCCGAGATCTACGCCCGCGCCTACGGCCGCAACCCCGAGTTCTACAGCTTCTATCGCAGCCTCGCGGTTTACCAGAATACTCTGCGCAGCAAGGACGACGTGCTGGTGCTGGAGCCGGAGGGCGAGTTCTTCCGCTACTTCAATCCGCCAGCCGGCGGGCGCTAG
- a CDS encoding AlpA family transcriptional regulator translates to MAESILRLPQVKARTGLSRSSIYAAISRGEFPKPVALGTRSVGWPESEVSAWIERRIAASRRRAA, encoded by the coding sequence ATGGCCGAAAGCATCTTGCGACTGCCACAGGTGAAGGCCCGCACGGGCCTGAGCCGTTCCAGCATCTACGCCGCGATCTCGCGCGGCGAGTTTCCCAAGCCCGTCGCCTTGGGCACCCGCAGCGTCGGCTGGCCTGAAAGCGAGGTGAGCGCCTGGATCGAGCGCCGCATCGCGGCATCCCGCCGGCGCGCGGCGTAG